In Sciurus carolinensis chromosome 4, mSciCar1.2, whole genome shotgun sequence, the sequence tgacagcagggtgacattagactttcttttttgttattatttgttctaattagttatacatgatagttgaatgcatttatgcattttgatagatcgtacataaatggagagtAATCTCTCATTTTCGGATTATtcatattgtgggatcacatgggtcatgcagtcacacgcATACATTAGGTAATActgcctgtttcactctactatccttcctaccccaagCCCCTGCCccgcccttcactcccctctacctaatctaaaggaaCTCCATTCCTCCCTAGCCACCCCcgcccttactgtgaattagcatcagactttcaagtccccactgccatggcaaTTCTAGGTCATCTGGGCCCATGCTGAGCAgtagttctaattggattctaaGCCacacattcttacagattttattgtTAGGAGGAATTAGatttatctccctgagtttcaggatccGGTCACAGAAGTTTCCTGGGTTCCTCCTGTCACCATTATCTTGTGCCTGCGtttctcctgcagtgaacaggTAGTTTGACAAGGAATAGCCTGTCCAGGTAGACCAGGCAGGGATTCTTGGAAAAGGAAGCCTGTGGGGTCAGCACAGTAGGCCCATTTCACAGCATCATCCTCTTAACATTATGTTCCCACAGTCCTCATCTGTCTGttatttttgataataataaattaataaaaagaaaaattctgaagacAAGGAATTTAATTAGGAAACTATTTCCATAGCAAAGACACGAAGGGAAATGGCAGATAGGCTGAAACCATCATTTTAATGAGATGAGGCAATTGGGAGAATCTAAGTTCCCAGGGAAAACCAGCAGAAGCCTTCAGTCTTTCACAGCACTCATCATAGGTAATTCACTGCTCTCTATGCAGCACACAAGTGAAGTAtcacataaaatgtgaaataGTTCCTTGCCGACACATTTTTTCCTGCAAGATCCTTTTATTCTCCAGCAAGAACCAAAGATTCGATTTATGTAGGCATTTTGCTCACTTCTaactggaaacaaaaacaaatattaatatacaGTCAGTGTTCTGTAATGTCACATTACCAAGGACAAGACTTGGGGATAGACTTCATAACTTTGTAAAGATAAATTTGGCATAATCAAAGATACCCAAGACATCTTACAGCTTGATACCTCTTTTCTAGTTACCCATTCCTTATTTTCCAGGAGCCCTATTATGAGCCATAGTCTACAATTAAGTGACTAAACACTTAGATTCAGGTAACTGAGTCCAGCAGATTCAGCTTGGGACTATTTGCTATGGAAAGATCATTCAGATACCAGAGAAGTTCTAGGAGTCTACAGAAGTCCCGTaccaggaggcaggcagggcctggATTGGCCACTCAAAGCAATTTGTAATTAGCAAAGTGTCATtgtgaagaaagaaagatcatTGATCTAATACTTCAGAAGCTTGTGGTTCTAGCCCTGTTCCCCCATAGGACTTTCTGCCAAAGGCCTCATACTTGGCTTAATCATAGGCTACTTAAAAGGGTGATGTGTCTGACATGGTTTGGAATATCTGAAACATATACCTAAATTCTTTCCAGATATCTTCCTTGATATT encodes:
- the Defb135 gene encoding beta-defensin 135, translating into MRSQLLVLVVLVLLFYVPPVRSEQNAYINRIFGSCWRIKGSCRKKCVGKELFHILCDTSLVCCIESSELPMMSAVKD